The Acanthochromis polyacanthus isolate Apoly-LR-REF ecotype Palm Island chromosome 2, KAUST_Apoly_ChrSc, whole genome shotgun sequence genome contains a region encoding:
- the e2f8 gene encoding transcription factor E2F8 isoform X1 yields MLTPDKYVALKKRWRMSFAAVENQTLTQKSHSKDDGFVAPRAPVDTQNLPSLCAVSAESGLTMGPLTTPKKGREVGSVDPWTPTSNLKMLISAASPEIRNREKELCMDNDGREELDPIQDLDNGEESEKMISRKEKSLGLLCHKFLARYPDYPNPTINNDICLDDVATELNVERRRIYDIMNVLESLHMVSRAAKNRYTWHGRTKLAQTLAILKQVGQDHRYGQQMQQIRQRLLDKEFDFDGEDRENEVMIDLEGSEMGQKELFFVELPGVEFKAASVNSRKDKSLRVMSQKFVMLFLVSNPRVVSLDVAAKILIGEDQVADQDKNKFKTKVRRLYDIANVLRSLKLIEKVHVTEERGRKPAFEWVGPEEFPQVEDSAASTSECPSKKKSVLESRASLDNCAKNLFSSPENKRSFTRHPSLIKLAKSIQDDRRKINSAPSSPVKSVFSDSSNSDFPNKMAQLAAICKIKLDQETTTEDPKPAAAEADVAATMLQPTTSTSVEPPQPPVLSPTQEPGLDTNAHPAPHTSLAAPPTGPVTYIPAQCSPLIPVLLPQQRGSGPYAVYLHPSSLRPNPLARPQPTSLAVRSMTFEDKTGQSPTGQSAAKSQLVSRASDVSPLALKRLRSDSASEGSPSKARRSDPNFKDTSPKLCEILQARLKARRGSQLTHRPSPRALHLDPEFINTPGGAAASQPLEQSLEVLLDKEDKTANSDKEGGLTPVRAVPLTPGQLHTETLVPAGYLIPISQQSLISYKEGQASGGETNKASTPTYNIYKTPTAGSRPVHAQEITPTNVRFHRPAASPHATQQPHHLHSPSPAIMNFTLQNLGLISSPGSAFVTSQTPERSNTLPSPLTLQQRGMVFIKPVSPVPIQQAASPHSVALISLQQPLMTTPKGTGLPQHSFFHTPVPLSPLAALVTTGGQQAAKTVYIPQRKLDVTPEDS; encoded by the exons ATGTTGACTCCCGACAAATATGTGGCTCTCAAAAAGCG GTGGAGGATGTCATTTGCAGCGGTTGAAAATCAAACCCTGACCCAGAAATCTCATTCAAAG GATGATGGTTTTGTTGCACCAAGGGCTCCTGTAGATACTCAGAATTTACCCAGCTTGTGTGCAGTCTCAGCGGAGAGTGGGCTCACCATGGGTCCCCTCACTACACCTAAAAAAGGAAGGGAAGTGGGTTCGGTTGACCCCTGGACTCCAACCTCCAACCTCAAAATGCTCATCAGTGCCGCTAGTCCAGAGATCaggaacagagagaaggagCTGTGCATGGACAACGACGGACGGGAAGAGCTCGACCCAATACAG GACTTAGACAATGGAGAAGAGTCAGAGAAAATGATCAGCAGAAAAGAGAAGAGTCTGGGATTGCTTTGTCATAAATTCCTTGCCCGTTACCCAGATTACCCCAACCCGACCATCAACAACGACATCTGCCTCGATGATGTGGCCACTGAGCTCA ATGTGGAGCGCCGTCGCATCTACGACATCATGAATGTTCTGGAGAGTCTCCACATGGTGAGTCGGGCGGCCAAGAACCGCTACACGTGGCACGGCCGCACCAAACTGGCCCAGACTCTGGCCATTTTGAAGCAGGTGGGCCAAGACCACAGGTACGGCCAGCAGATGCAGCAGATCCGGCAGCGTCTCCTGGACAAAGAGTTCGACTTCGACGGGGAGGACCGAGAGAACGAGGTGATGATTGACTTGGAGGGCAGCGAGATGGGACAGAAGGAGCTGTTCTTCGTGGAGCTGCCAGGAGTCGAGTTCAAAGCAG CCTCTGTTAACAGCAGGAAGGACAAATCTCTGCGGGTGATGAGCCAGAAGTTTGTGATGCTGTTTCTGGTTTCGAATCCTCGTGTGGTCAGCCTGGATGTCGCTGCCAAGATCCTGATTGGAGAGGATCAGGTGGCAGATCAAGACAAGAACAAGTTCAAGA CCAAAGTGCGGCGGCTGTACGATATCGCTAATGTGCTGCGAAGCCTGAAGCTCATTGAGAAAGTCCACGTgacggaggagagagggaggaagccGGCCTTCGAATGGGTCGGCCCCGAAGAATTTCCCCAAGTTGAAG ACTCTGCAGCTTCCACATCTGAATGTCCATCCAAGAAGAAAAGCGTTCTGGAATCTCGTGCGTCTCTTGACAATTGTGCCAAAAACCTCTTTTCATCGCCCGAGAATAAGCGCAGCTTCACCCGGCATCCCTCCCTCATAAAACTCGCCAAGAGCATTCAGGATGACCGACGCAAGATCAACTCAGCCCCCAGCAGTCCTGTGAAGAGTGTGTTCA GTGATTCATCGAACAGTGACTTCCCAAACAAAATGGCCCAACTTGCTGCTATTTGTAAGATCAAACTTGACCAGGAGACAAC GACTGAAGATCCAAAGCCTGCTGCAGCGGAGGCAGACGTAGCTGCTACGATGTTACAACCAACCACTTCTACTTCAGTGGAACCACCTCAGCCCCCCGTACTAAGCCCGACCCAGGAGCCTGGACTCGACACCAACGCCCACCCAGCTCCACACACCTCGCTGGCAGCTCCGCCCACCGGCCCCGTCACCTACATCCCTGCTCAGTGTTCCCCCCTGATCCCCGTCCTGTTGCCCCAGCAGCGAGGCAGCGGGCCCTATGCCGTGTATCTGCACCCTTCCTCCCTCAGGCCGAACCCTCTGGCCAGGCCTCAGCCCACCAGCCTTGCCGTGCGCTCCATGACCTTCGAGGATAAAACCGGGCAGAGTCCCACCGGCCAGTCTGCAGCTAAGAGCCAGCTGGTCTCCAGAGCGTCTGATGTCAGTCCTCTGGCGCTCAAACGGCTGCGTTCAGATTCAGCCTCAGAGGGCAGCCCCTCCAAAGCCAGGAGGTCTGACCCCAACTTTAAG GATACGTCTCCAAAACTCTGTGAGATCCTTCAGGCCCGTCTGAAGGCCCGTCGTGGAAGTCAGCTCACCCATCGGCCTTCCCCTCGAGCGCTCCACCTGGACCCAGAGTTCATCAACACCCCCGGCGGTGCTGCAGCCAGTCAGCCGCTGGAGCAGAGTTTGGAGGTTTTACTGGACAAAGAGGACAAGACGGCGAACTCTGACAAGGAGGGAGGACTAACACCGGTCAGAGCTGTTCCTCTCACACCTGGACAGCTTCACACTGAG ACGTTAGTGCCAGCCGGATACTTAATCCCAATCTCCCAGCAGTCTCTCATCAGCTACAAGGAGGGTCAGGCTTCAGGAGGAGAAACTAACAAGGCCTCAACTCCCACTTACAACATCTACAAAACACCAACTGCAG GCTCCAGACCTGTCCATGCCCAGGAGATTACACCCACCAACGTGCGTTTTCACCGACCTGCCGCCTCTCCTCACGCCACCCAGCagccccaccacctccacagtcCCAGCCCGGCCATCATGAACTTCACCCTGCAGAACCTGGGTCTGATCTCCAGCCCGGGCAGCGCCTTCGTTACCTCCCAGACTCCAGAACGCAGCAACACTCTGCCCAGTCCTCTGACTCTGCAGCAGAGAGGGATGGTCTTCATCAAACCTGTGTCCCCTGTTCCTATCCAGCAGGCGGCGTCTCCGCACTCAGTGGCTCTGATCAGTTTACAGCAG CCTCTGATGACGACCCCCAAAGGGACCGGACTCCCTCAGCACAGCTTCTTCCACACGCCGGTCCCCCTCTCGCCTCTGGCTGCCTTGGTAACCACTGGAGGACAGCAAGCCGCCAAAACTGTTTACATCCCTCAGAGGAAGCTGGACGTGACGCCCGAGGACTCCTGA
- the zdhhc13 gene encoding putative palmitoyltransferase ZDHHC13 — MDWNEDGNGHGHMRDSCHHGHSGHSHSHGPRAAAFGGMAPPFMPAFYGQFGKSTDQTVDISQQPRRRSNMDDSSSWDIVKAAQFGILERCKELVEAGYDVRQPDKENVTLLHWAAINNRSELVKYFISKGAVVDQLGGDLNSTPLHWAIRQGHLPMVIQLMRYGADPSVADGEGYRALHLAILFQHMAIAAYLMAKGQEVDGPDCNGQTPLMLAAQKIIGPEPTNFLIKNNASVSAVDKVNRNTPLHCAVLAGNVDAAHILLEAGASVDAENINGHTPIDLAHQVHSPLLIHMLNHVKQERIRSNSRCLRIVNRYRVFLQFVLSTAMLGSFGAIVDMDSESWLLKGILLACVIGVINLASRNFPQPAFQSLLPATALMGSVFWMIVTWFLWFLPDEPSATVQVLFTLNATALLYYYLRTYRTDPGFIKATEEEKKMNVLVLAEAGCLDPRIFCTSCMMKKPMRTSHCFHCDACVARQDHHSMWTNGCIGARNHHYFVLFLFCLVLMGAWMFYGCLIYWSIHCVLHYEEQGLWGVVSVLVSCSPWLLCVFLLAFYHTCWASLSLLFQLYQIAFLGLTTAERTNLTLHQRKLRQTGSLRQNPHNLGVVRNLVSFFQLRCCGLFKPAIIDWTQQFPPGRDQHHVFGQADMV; from the exons ATGGACTGGAATGAAGACGGGAAT GGTCACGGTCACATGCGTGACAGCTGTCACCACGGACACTCTGGCCATTCCCACAGTCATGGGCCAAGAGCGGCGGCGTTTGGCGGCATGGCGCCCCCATTCATGCCGGCTTTTTACGGACAGTTTGGCAAAAGCACAGATCAGACAGTGGACATCAGCCAGCAGCCGAGGAGGCGGTCAAACATGGACGACAGCAGCAGCTGGGACATAGTGAAAGCAGCGCA GTTTGGTATCCTGGAGCGCTGTAAGGAGCTGGTGGAAGCAGGATACGACGTCAGGCAGCCGGACAAAGAGAACGTCACCCTGCTGCACTGGGCGGCGATCAACAACCGCTCAGAACTGGTCAA GTATTTTATTTCCAAAGGGGCGGTCGTTGACCAGCTCGGAGGAGACCTGAACTCCACTCCACTTCACTGGGCGATAAG GCAGGGCCACCTCCCCATGGTGATCCAACTGATGAGATACGGAGCAGATCCCTCCGTCGCAGATGGAGAAGGTTACAGAGCTCTCCACCTCGCCATCCTCTTCCAGCACATGGCCATAGCAGCTTATCTCATGGCTAAAGGGCAG GAAGTCGATGGTCCTGACTGCAACGGACAGACACCACTGATGTTAGCAGCCCAGAAGATTATTGG GCCTGAGCCCACAAATTTCTTAATCAAAAATAACGCTTCTGTGAGTGCTGTGGACAAGGTGAACAGGAACACTCCGCTTCACTGCGCCGTGCTGGCAGGAAACGTAGACGCCGCCCACATCCTGCTGGAGGCCGGGGCCAGCGTGGACGCAGAAAACATTAAC GGTCACACGCCCATCGACTTGGCCCACCAAGTTCACAGCCCGCTGCTCATCCACATGCTGAACCACGTCAAGCAGGAGAGGATTCGCTCCAACTCGCGCTGTCTGCGGATCGTCAACAGATACAGG GTCTTTCTGCAGTTTGTACTCTCCACTGCCATGCTTGGAAGTTTTGGTGCAATAGTTGATATGGACTCAGAGTCCTGGTTACTCAAAGGGATCCTGTTGGCGTGTGTGATCGGTGTGATCAACCTGGCCTCCAG GAATTTTCCACAGCCAGCCTTTCAGTCTCTCCTACCAGCTACAGCTCTCATGGGTTCAGTCTTCTGGATGATCGTCACctggttcctctggttcctgcCAG ATGAACCCAGCGCCACAGTCCAGGTGCTGTTCACTCTTAATGCCACTGCTCTGCTCTACTACTACCTCCGCACCTACAGGACAGACCCGGGCTTCATCAAAGcaacagaagaggagaaaaaaatg AATGTGTTAGTTTTGGCTGAAGCTGGATGTCTGGACCCCAGAATATTCTGCACCTCTTGTATG ATGAAGAAACCAATGAGAACAAGCCACTGCTTCCACTGTGATGCCTGCGTGGCGAGGCAGGACCACCACTCCATGTGGACCAACGGCTGCATCG GGGCGAGGAACCATCACTACTTTGTCCTCTTTCTGTTCTGCCTCGTGCTGATGGGCGCCTGGATGTTTTACGGTTGTCTCATCT actgGTCCATTCACTGTGTGCTGCACTATGAGGAGCAGGGTTTGTGGGGCGTCGTGTCGGTTCTGGTCAGCTGCTCTCCATGGCTGCTCTGCGTCTTCCTGCTGGCCTTCTATCATACCTGCTGGGCCAGTTTGAGCCTGTTGTTCCAGCTCTACCAG ATTGCATTCCTGGGTCTGACCACAGCAGAGCGAACCAATCTGACACTCCACCAGAGGAAACTGCGACAAACCGGCTCCCTGAGACAGAATCCACACAA tttgGGCGTGGTGAGGAACCTGGTGTCTTTCTTCCAGCTGCGTTGTTGCGGCCTCTTCAAACCGGCCATCATCGACTGGACGCAGCAGTTTCCTCCCGGCCGCGACCAGCACCATGTGTTCGGACAGGCCGACATGGTCTga
- the e2f8 gene encoding transcription factor E2F8 isoform X2: MGPLTTPKKGREVGSVDPWTPTSNLKMLISAASPEIRNREKELCMDNDGREELDPIQDLDNGEESEKMISRKEKSLGLLCHKFLARYPDYPNPTINNDICLDDVATELNVERRRIYDIMNVLESLHMVSRAAKNRYTWHGRTKLAQTLAILKQVGQDHRYGQQMQQIRQRLLDKEFDFDGEDRENEVMIDLEGSEMGQKELFFVELPGVEFKAASVNSRKDKSLRVMSQKFVMLFLVSNPRVVSLDVAAKILIGEDQVADQDKNKFKTKVRRLYDIANVLRSLKLIEKVHVTEERGRKPAFEWVGPEEFPQVEDSAASTSECPSKKKSVLESRASLDNCAKNLFSSPENKRSFTRHPSLIKLAKSIQDDRRKINSAPSSPVKSVFSDSSNSDFPNKMAQLAAICKIKLDQETTTEDPKPAAAEADVAATMLQPTTSTSVEPPQPPVLSPTQEPGLDTNAHPAPHTSLAAPPTGPVTYIPAQCSPLIPVLLPQQRGSGPYAVYLHPSSLRPNPLARPQPTSLAVRSMTFEDKTGQSPTGQSAAKSQLVSRASDVSPLALKRLRSDSASEGSPSKARRSDPNFKDTSPKLCEILQARLKARRGSQLTHRPSPRALHLDPEFINTPGGAAASQPLEQSLEVLLDKEDKTANSDKEGGLTPVRAVPLTPGQLHTETLVPAGYLIPISQQSLISYKEGQASGGETNKASTPTYNIYKTPTAGSRPVHAQEITPTNVRFHRPAASPHATQQPHHLHSPSPAIMNFTLQNLGLISSPGSAFVTSQTPERSNTLPSPLTLQQRGMVFIKPVSPVPIQQAASPHSVALISLQQPLMTTPKGTGLPQHSFFHTPVPLSPLAALVTTGGQQAAKTVYIPQRKLDVTPEDS; the protein is encoded by the exons ATGGGTCCCCTCACTACACCTAAAAAAGGAAGGGAAGTGGGTTCGGTTGACCCCTGGACTCCAACCTCCAACCTCAAAATGCTCATCAGTGCCGCTAGTCCAGAGATCaggaacagagagaaggagCTGTGCATGGACAACGACGGACGGGAAGAGCTCGACCCAATACAG GACTTAGACAATGGAGAAGAGTCAGAGAAAATGATCAGCAGAAAAGAGAAGAGTCTGGGATTGCTTTGTCATAAATTCCTTGCCCGTTACCCAGATTACCCCAACCCGACCATCAACAACGACATCTGCCTCGATGATGTGGCCACTGAGCTCA ATGTGGAGCGCCGTCGCATCTACGACATCATGAATGTTCTGGAGAGTCTCCACATGGTGAGTCGGGCGGCCAAGAACCGCTACACGTGGCACGGCCGCACCAAACTGGCCCAGACTCTGGCCATTTTGAAGCAGGTGGGCCAAGACCACAGGTACGGCCAGCAGATGCAGCAGATCCGGCAGCGTCTCCTGGACAAAGAGTTCGACTTCGACGGGGAGGACCGAGAGAACGAGGTGATGATTGACTTGGAGGGCAGCGAGATGGGACAGAAGGAGCTGTTCTTCGTGGAGCTGCCAGGAGTCGAGTTCAAAGCAG CCTCTGTTAACAGCAGGAAGGACAAATCTCTGCGGGTGATGAGCCAGAAGTTTGTGATGCTGTTTCTGGTTTCGAATCCTCGTGTGGTCAGCCTGGATGTCGCTGCCAAGATCCTGATTGGAGAGGATCAGGTGGCAGATCAAGACAAGAACAAGTTCAAGA CCAAAGTGCGGCGGCTGTACGATATCGCTAATGTGCTGCGAAGCCTGAAGCTCATTGAGAAAGTCCACGTgacggaggagagagggaggaagccGGCCTTCGAATGGGTCGGCCCCGAAGAATTTCCCCAAGTTGAAG ACTCTGCAGCTTCCACATCTGAATGTCCATCCAAGAAGAAAAGCGTTCTGGAATCTCGTGCGTCTCTTGACAATTGTGCCAAAAACCTCTTTTCATCGCCCGAGAATAAGCGCAGCTTCACCCGGCATCCCTCCCTCATAAAACTCGCCAAGAGCATTCAGGATGACCGACGCAAGATCAACTCAGCCCCCAGCAGTCCTGTGAAGAGTGTGTTCA GTGATTCATCGAACAGTGACTTCCCAAACAAAATGGCCCAACTTGCTGCTATTTGTAAGATCAAACTTGACCAGGAGACAAC GACTGAAGATCCAAAGCCTGCTGCAGCGGAGGCAGACGTAGCTGCTACGATGTTACAACCAACCACTTCTACTTCAGTGGAACCACCTCAGCCCCCCGTACTAAGCCCGACCCAGGAGCCTGGACTCGACACCAACGCCCACCCAGCTCCACACACCTCGCTGGCAGCTCCGCCCACCGGCCCCGTCACCTACATCCCTGCTCAGTGTTCCCCCCTGATCCCCGTCCTGTTGCCCCAGCAGCGAGGCAGCGGGCCCTATGCCGTGTATCTGCACCCTTCCTCCCTCAGGCCGAACCCTCTGGCCAGGCCTCAGCCCACCAGCCTTGCCGTGCGCTCCATGACCTTCGAGGATAAAACCGGGCAGAGTCCCACCGGCCAGTCTGCAGCTAAGAGCCAGCTGGTCTCCAGAGCGTCTGATGTCAGTCCTCTGGCGCTCAAACGGCTGCGTTCAGATTCAGCCTCAGAGGGCAGCCCCTCCAAAGCCAGGAGGTCTGACCCCAACTTTAAG GATACGTCTCCAAAACTCTGTGAGATCCTTCAGGCCCGTCTGAAGGCCCGTCGTGGAAGTCAGCTCACCCATCGGCCTTCCCCTCGAGCGCTCCACCTGGACCCAGAGTTCATCAACACCCCCGGCGGTGCTGCAGCCAGTCAGCCGCTGGAGCAGAGTTTGGAGGTTTTACTGGACAAAGAGGACAAGACGGCGAACTCTGACAAGGAGGGAGGACTAACACCGGTCAGAGCTGTTCCTCTCACACCTGGACAGCTTCACACTGAG ACGTTAGTGCCAGCCGGATACTTAATCCCAATCTCCCAGCAGTCTCTCATCAGCTACAAGGAGGGTCAGGCTTCAGGAGGAGAAACTAACAAGGCCTCAACTCCCACTTACAACATCTACAAAACACCAACTGCAG GCTCCAGACCTGTCCATGCCCAGGAGATTACACCCACCAACGTGCGTTTTCACCGACCTGCCGCCTCTCCTCACGCCACCCAGCagccccaccacctccacagtcCCAGCCCGGCCATCATGAACTTCACCCTGCAGAACCTGGGTCTGATCTCCAGCCCGGGCAGCGCCTTCGTTACCTCCCAGACTCCAGAACGCAGCAACACTCTGCCCAGTCCTCTGACTCTGCAGCAGAGAGGGATGGTCTTCATCAAACCTGTGTCCCCTGTTCCTATCCAGCAGGCGGCGTCTCCGCACTCAGTGGCTCTGATCAGTTTACAGCAG CCTCTGATGACGACCCCCAAAGGGACCGGACTCCCTCAGCACAGCTTCTTCCACACGCCGGTCCCCCTCTCGCCTCTGGCTGCCTTGGTAACCACTGGAGGACAGCAAGCCGCCAAAACTGTTTACATCCCTCAGAGGAAGCTGGACGTGACGCCCGAGGACTCCTGA
- the csrp3 gene encoding cysteine and glycine-rich protein 3 isoform X2: MPNWGGGAKCAACEKTVYHAEEIQCNSRSFHKTCFICMSCRKGLDSTTVAAHESEIYCKSCYGKKYGPKGYGYGQGAGALSSDPGQDADLQPQDSKPRPASSNPTTNKFSQKFGGSDRCPRCSKAVYAAEKPWHKTCFRCALCGKSLESTTVTDKDGELYCKVCYAKNFGPKGFGLGNAAMLEEQQ, encoded by the exons ATGCCGAACTGGGGAGGAGGAGCGAAGTGTGCGGCCTGCGAGAAGACAGTTTATCATGCAGAAGAGATTCAGTGTAACAGCAGGAGCTTCCATaagacctgcttcatctgca TGAGCTGCAGAAAAGGGCTGGACAGCACCACGGTGGCAGCACATGAGTCTGAGATCTACTGCAAGTCATGCTACGGCAAGAAATATGGGCCAAAAGGCTACGGATATGGGCAGGGAGCCGGAGCTCTGAGCTCTGATCCTGGACAGGATGCAGATCTGCAGCCTCAAGA CTCTAAACCTCGTCCAGCCTCTTCAAACCCTACCACCAATAAATTCTCCCAGAAGTTCGGAGGTTCTGACCGCTGCCCTCGATGCTCTAAAGCAGTCTACGCTGCAGAGAAG CCATGGCATAAAACCTGTTTCCGCTGTGCTCTGTGTGGTAAAAGTCTGGAGTCCACCACAGTGACAGATAAGGATGGAGAGCTGTACTGTAAAG TGTGCTACGCCAAAAACTTCGGTCCTAAAGGCTTCGGTCTGGGGAACGCCGCCATGTTGGAGGAGCAGCAGTGA
- the csrp3 gene encoding cysteine and glycine-rich protein 3 isoform X1, whose amino-acid sequence MPNWGGGAKCAACEKTVYHAEEIQCNSRSFHKTCFICMSCRKGLDSTTVAAHESEIYCKSCYGKKYGPKGYGYGQGAGALSSDPGQDADLQPQDSKPRPASSNPTTNKFSQKFGGSDRCPRCSKAVYAAEKVMGAGKPWHKTCFRCALCGKSLESTTVTDKDGELYCKVCYAKNFGPKGFGLGNAAMLEEQQ is encoded by the exons ATGCCGAACTGGGGAGGAGGAGCGAAGTGTGCGGCCTGCGAGAAGACAGTTTATCATGCAGAAGAGATTCAGTGTAACAGCAGGAGCTTCCATaagacctgcttcatctgca TGAGCTGCAGAAAAGGGCTGGACAGCACCACGGTGGCAGCACATGAGTCTGAGATCTACTGCAAGTCATGCTACGGCAAGAAATATGGGCCAAAAGGCTACGGATATGGGCAGGGAGCCGGAGCTCTGAGCTCTGATCCTGGACAGGATGCAGATCTGCAGCCTCAAGA CTCTAAACCTCGTCCAGCCTCTTCAAACCCTACCACCAATAAATTCTCCCAGAAGTTCGGAGGTTCTGACCGCTGCCCTCGATGCTCTAAAGCAGTCTACGCTGCAGAGAAGGTGATGGGAGCAGGAAAG CCATGGCATAAAACCTGTTTCCGCTGTGCTCTGTGTGGTAAAAGTCTGGAGTCCACCACAGTGACAGATAAGGATGGAGAGCTGTACTGTAAAG TGTGCTACGCCAAAAACTTCGGTCCTAAAGGCTTCGGTCTGGGGAACGCCGCCATGTTGGAGGAGCAGCAGTGA